One Ilumatobacter fluminis genomic window, GGGCGGTCGCCTCGTCGACGGCACCGGTGACCTGCAGGTCACCCGCCTCGCGCTGGTAAGCGGCGACGGCGGCCATCGTGTCGTTGCCGTACACGCCGTCGGCGCCGCCCGGCACGTCGATCCCGGCGTCGATCAACGCCGCCTGGGTCTCGGCGACCGCGTCGCCTTCGGCGCCGGGCACGAGGATCGTCCACGGCGCAGCGGCGGGGCTGACGTCTTCGCCGGCGAGCACCCGCTGGAGGACGCCGCTGATGTAGGTGGTGACGGCGTCGACGCCGCTCGGCGACAGGTGGACGCCGTCGTACTCGAACCAGTCGCCGGCGCCGGTCGAGTAGGCGGCCCAGTCGGCCACTTGGAGGAAACCGCCCGATTCCGCCGCCGCCTCGATCAGGCGCTCGTTGTACTGGCGGAAGGTGTCCGTGCTCGACTGTTCCTGCGGGTCGGAGTAGTCGACGTCGGCACCCGACCGCAGCGTGAGCCACACCACGTGCTCGACGTCGTACGTGCGGGCCGCATCGGTGACGGCGGTGATCGCATCGTCGATCGAATCCGCCGGATCGTTGTAGCCCGACATCACCACGAGCACGTCACCCAGCTCGCCACCGAGGGAGTGGATCGTCTCCACGACCGTCGCCGATCGGTAGCCCTCCCGACTGATGCACGAGGTGACGAGGGTGCGTCGGCACGACTCGGCGTTGAGCGCGAAGTCGAACGACCGCAGCGACCCGTAATCGGCGTACCAGCGCACCCCGGCCAGCGTCGAGTCGCCGATCAGACTGACGTCGCCGATCTCACCCGCAGCGTCGTAGCGAATCGTCTCGTCCGCCCCGACCGACCCGGCCGTGCCGGCGATGGCGCCGGCCGTCAGCGCCATCGACGCGGCGAAACCACGCCAACCGCGGCCGAGCCGCCGAGCGGGGTGCGAGGAAGCGTCCATCGAGACGAGACACGGTATCCGCCGATGCCGACGGCCAGAGATCGGGCCCGCCGGCCCGCCCTGCTCGACCCGCCCGCCGAAGGCGTGAACAAACTGCGGAACTATTCCGCATTTTGTTCATGCGTTCGCCGTACCGGCCCGGCCCGGTCAGAGGCTGGCGGCGATGTCGCGCAGTTGGTGGGCGAGGGTCTCGTCGCCGTGCACCGTCAGTGAGGCCAGGTCGCCTCGGCCGTTGAGCCAGAGGTGGAGGTCGGCCGCGGTGCCTTCGACGGTGGCGTCCGGCGGTTCGTCGACCGGGTCGAGCGCGTCGAGGTCGTGCTCGGTGCCCGACTCGGGCGCGGTGCCGATCATTCGCCCGAAGGCGAGCGTCCAGGAGTCGTCGGTGTCGCCGGGCTGCAGCCGGATGACGCCGTTCCCGCGTTCGAACCGGCCCCACTCGGGCACGCCCGTGAGCATCACCTCGATCACCTCGGCGATGCCGTCCGCGGCGAACGCGGGCGAGAACGCAGGCAGGTCGGTGCCGGCGGCCAGACATCCGTCGACGTGGTGGACGGCGGCCTCGTGCGACTGCCGCCGGAGGGTGAATCCGACTGTCTGCTCGTCGCCCCAGCTCCACGCCGGCTCGGCGGGGTCGACGCCGGCGAGCGCGTCGAGCAGGCCGGTGGCGGCCCGTTCGAGTCCGTCGATCAACTCGTCGTCGGCAGGCCGTGCCGGCTCGACGTACTCACCGGGCCCTGTCGGCCGGTTCGCGACCACGCCGGTCCAGAACAGTTCGACTTCGGTGAGGTGCCAGACGAGGTCGGCCATGGTCCAGTCGGGGCAGGAGGGAACGGGCGTGTCGAGCGGAACCCGGCGAGCCACCTCGGCCAGCCCGAAGGCATGCTCCCGGATGACTTCGGTCCCCACGACATCGAGCGAGCGGCGACTCATCGCCGCATCATGACACGCCCCACCGCCCGACCGACGCCCGATTCCTGCGGACCGACCGCGTCCGCCGAAGGCGTGAACAAACTGCGGAACTATTCCGCAGTTTGTTCACGCGTTCGCCGGGTGCGAGCCCGGTGGTGCTGCGGGGTCCGACTGCTCGTGCCTCTACTGTGTCGGTGATGGAGGAGCGGTTGGCGGCGCCTGCGTATCACCGGGAGTTGCGGGCGCATCTCGAGTCGACCGAACCCGAGCTGTGGCGCTGGTTCTCCGAGTCGGCCCACCCGACGCAGGAGCAGATCGACCAGGCCGAGCTCTCTCTCCTGAAGACGTGCTACCGACTCGACGGTGACGTGCACTCTGCGCTGGCCGGGATCGCCCAGGTCGTCGCCGGCAAGCTCGGCCTCGACCGCGAGATCGTGCTGTACCAGGAGTTGAACAGCGACGTCCGCAACGCCCGGGTGCTCCGCCTCGGCGACCGCATCCACATCGTGTTCGCCGGCGACCTGCTCGACCTCCTGTCGGTGGCGGAGCAGGAGGCGGTCCTCGCCCACGAACTCGCCCACGCCCACCTCCACGAGCGCGACGACCGTGCGTTCTGGGTGCTCGACCACATGGTCCACCGCATGGACGAGGAGGCGAACGCCGCCGACGCGATCGGTGAGACCGCCCGCCGCCTCCGCCTCCACACCGAGGTCTACGCCGACGCCATCTCGCTCGAGATCCTGGGCGATCAGCGGGCCGTGGTGTCGGCGATGGTGAAGGTGAGCACGGGTCTGCGCAACGTCGACCCCGACGCCTACCTGCGCCAGGCGCGCCAGATCGTCGAGTCGGAACAGGTGGCGAGTGCGGGCTGGACGCACCCCGAGCTGCACGTGCGCATCGCCTGTCTCGCCGCCCGCTCGACCGAGGCGGAGGACGAGATCGTCCGCCAACTCATCGACGGCCCGGACGACCTCGACCACCTCGACCTGCTGGCCCAGCTCCGCCTCCAACAACTCACCCGACGCGTGCTCGCCTCCGGCGCCCGCGTCTCGGCCGAGACCGCCCAGTACCTGAGGAACGTCCCCGAGCTCGATGTGTCCACGGCGAACCTCGACACGATCGAACGCCTGGCCGACGACGAACTGACCGCAGCGACCCCGTCCGTCCGCCACCTGAGCGGAGCCCTCCTGGTCGACCTCGCCCTGAGCGGCGACGACCTCGAAGGCGTGCGGCAGTTCGAAGAAGAAGCCAAGCGCCTCGGCGTCGCAGAAGAGTTCACCAAGATCCTGACCAAAGCAACGGCCCGATCATGAACCGAAGGGGGTCAGGTGTCAGAGGTGACGGCGAGGAACGAGCCGTTACCGGCGATCACCCGACCCCGGACAGGTGCGCGACGCGATGACCTACGCACGGCTCCTCTCCGAAGCCACCGCGGCCGAGCAGCTCCCGTCGACCGGCGATGTGCTGGCCGTCGGCCTGCCGTTCCTGCGGCAGCTCGACGACCTGCACCGCCAGGGCCAGGTGTCCCGCATCAACGGCACCGATGCGGTCACCTACGACGGCACCTCCCTTCAGCTCGCTACCGGCCACAC contains:
- a CDS encoding peptidoglycan-binding protein yields the protein MDASSHPARRLGRGWRGFAASMALTAGAIAGTAGSVGADETIRYDAAGEIGDVSLIGDSTLAGVRWYADYGSLRSFDFALNAESCRRTLVTSCISREGYRSATVVETIHSLGGELGDVLVVMSGYNDPADSIDDAITAVTDAARTYDVEHVVWLTLRSGADVDYSDPQEQSSTDTFRQYNERLIEAAAESGGFLQVADWAAYSTGAGDWFEYDGVHLSPSGVDAVTTYISGVLQRVLAGEDVSPAAAPWTILVPGAEGDAVAETQAALIDAGIDVPGGADGVYGNDTMAAVAAYQREAGDLQVTGAVDEATARALGVYGESTEEPSPTTVPTTEPVVAAPATAAPTTVATESSGVDAGSSIPTAVVIALGLLAALVGAVVARRRYVVKRRRERRWARTHPATSPLHSVADNRRATEREPSQIS
- a CDS encoding maleylpyruvate isomerase family mycothiol-dependent enzyme encodes the protein MSRRSLDVVGTEVIREHAFGLAEVARRVPLDTPVPSCPDWTMADLVWHLTEVELFWTGVVANRPTGPGEYVEPARPADDELIDGLERAATGLLDALAGVDPAEPAWSWGDEQTVGFTLRRQSHEAAVHHVDGCLAAGTDLPAFSPAFAADGIAEVIEVMLTGVPEWGRFERGNGVIRLQPGDTDDSWTLAFGRMIGTAPESGTEHDLDALDPVDEPPDATVEGTAADLHLWLNGRGDLASLTVHGDETLAHQLRDIAASL
- a CDS encoding M48 family metalloprotease; its protein translation is MEERLAAPAYHRELRAHLESTEPELWRWFSESAHPTQEQIDQAELSLLKTCYRLDGDVHSALAGIAQVVAGKLGLDREIVLYQELNSDVRNARVLRLGDRIHIVFAGDLLDLLSVAEQEAVLAHELAHAHLHERDDRAFWVLDHMVHRMDEEANAADAIGETARRLRLHTEVYADAISLEILGDQRAVVSAMVKVSTGLRNVDPDAYLRQARQIVESEQVASAGWTHPELHVRIACLAARSTEAEDEIVRQLIDGPDDLDHLDLLAQLRLQQLTRRVLASGARVSAETAQYLRNVPELDVSTANLDTIERLADDELTAATPSVRHLSGALLVDLALSGDDLEGVRQFEEEAKRLGVAEEFTKILTKATARS